A genomic region of Glycine max cultivar Williams 82 chromosome 15, Glycine_max_v4.0, whole genome shotgun sequence contains the following coding sequences:
- the LOC100809217 gene encoding uncharacterized protein: MKKFINSNYGKISCTILAAGGLSLLIYVLKRWPKPKPKPETEPTLGPKSEPQSMPKLGPKSVSIFLRELHGGYRAWNRLETETYKEAQISSAPDSAGALQQELQKELPDLMILQQNVEDLENSEKEGVAENILAQALKKASDKPHEAYEIEMLLVEVLIYKGGKQDLETALKCKCLKDESLKDARRPLFKAIIYQMLGSIKEAKQHWDEFIVVRDPAFRREIDFDHFKRHVDRLLQANARQNHENS; encoded by the exons atgaaaaaatttatcaattctAACTATGGAAAAATATCGTGTACCATCCTTGCCGCCGGCGgtctttctcttttgatttatGTGTTAAAGAGATGGCCCAAACCAAAGCCCAAGCCTGAGACTGAGCCCACGCTCGGGCCCAAGTCCGAGCCCCAGTCCATGCCCAAGCTTGGGCCCAAGTCTGTATCCATTTTTCTTAGAGAACTTCATGGTGGCTATCGAGCATGGAATAGATTGGAGACAGAAACATACAAAGAAGCTCAAATATCATCAGCTCCAGACAGCGCAGGTGCCCTTCAACAGGAACTTCAGAAAGAACTTCCTGATTTAATGATTCTTCAG CAAAATGTAGAGGATTTGGAAAACAGTGAAAAGGAAGGTGTAGCAGAGAATATACTTGCACAGGCGCTAAAAAAGGCCAGTGATAAACCACATGAAGCCTACGAGATTGAAATGTTGCTCGTAGAAGTGCTAATCTACAAG GGAGGAAAACAAGATTTAGAAACTGCCCTGAAATGTAAATGCTTGAAAGATGAATCGCTTAAAGATGCACGACGCCCACTGTTCAAG GCAATTATATACCAAATGCTGGGGAGCATAAAAGAAGCTAAACAACATTGGGATGAATTCATCGTAGTACGAGACCCAGCTTTCCGTCGTGAAATCGATTTTGATCATTTTAAACGTCACGTGGATCGACTTCTACAAGCTAATGCTAGGCAAAACcatgaaaattcatga